The Rosa rugosa chromosome 3, drRosRugo1.1, whole genome shotgun sequence sequence TTCCTCTTGCTCTGTAGAAAGACGGCTTGCTACGGATGGTTCTCAATGGCCCTGATCTATTGCCATGTCTAATTGGTAAAGATACCCCATTCCCGAACAAACTTGAAACTGAAAACGGTCTGTTTTCCATGTCTTCAAGAGTCCCTGAGCTATACTCCATTGTAATGAAAGAAGAGGCTTGCCCGTAATTTAACCGGGGAGTGAGTCCACCAGCGTTCCACCAACTGCTATCAGAAGGGGCAAGATCACATTTAAAGGAGTCCGGGACAGAAGACTCCTTTTGACTATGGCAGTCCCCACCAGTCTCATCCGTGTCATTGTATATCAGCTTTAGAGCCTGCACAACCTCACCCATAAAAGGCCTGTGAGTGACCTCAGGATGAACGCACATGGAAGCAATGGCTGCCACTTTAGCCATGTCATTGAAGTCATAAGTTCCGGCTAAGGCAGGATCCACCAACTGCTGCAAACCTTCTCTGCTGGTTAGCAGCGGTCTTGCCCACGTGACCAAATTCTCCTGCCCCTGAGGGTGGGACATGTCAACAGGTTTCCTTCCAGAGAGAAGTTCCAGCAGCACAACTCCATAACTATAAACATCGCTCTTGACGAGTAAATGCCCTGTCATCGCATATTCTGGGGCAACATACCTGTAAATCCATCACATGCATCAATTGGTCATACTAATACAAGGACTTTTAAATAAATCTTGCCTGAGgcaaatttcaattcatttgGCATGTTTAGTAGTTTGCATAAATCGTTCATTAAAGTTTCCCGATTTCCTGTACCGTGGCATAATATAGCTAACATGGCGACATGGAGTCTATGCCTATATGTGCCTTACAAAATATTAGATAATTGATCTTCAAAATGAAATCTTAAATCATGTCATGTTATTACCCGAAAGTTCCCATGACCCTTGTAGAGATGTGATGACTTCCTTCAGTTGCTTCCCTAGCCAACCCAAAATCAGAAACCTTGGGAGTGAAGTCATCTTCCAGCAAAACATTACTAGCCTTAAAATCTCGGTGAATAACACGGGGATTAGAATCTTCATGAAGATAGGCTAATCCTCTTGCTGCCCCAAGGGCAATCTTCATCCGTGCGTCCCAGTCAAGAGGGCCCTTTTTCTTGTCAACACCTGGAAAAACAATCATAAAATACAATTCATTTGAATTTAAGACTAATCAATTCCaagaaaccaaacaaaaaatgaaCATCCATGAAGAGAGGGGAAACCAAATAGCTTGTTCAGGCGCTTTGGATAAATAATTGAGAAGGAGATTGATTTTGCTAATTTAGCAAAACAAATTTGAGCCAAAGAAAGAGATCAAAGCTGACAAGATACCATACCATGCAAATGAGACTCAACACTGCCATTGCGAATAAGCTCATACACCAAGCTGCGTGCGTGCCCTTCAATACATATACCAATCAGTTTCACAAGATTACGGTGATGTAATCGGCTTAACATCTCAACTTCTGCAATGAATTCACGGTCTCCATTTTGGTTGTTATCCCTTGTAAGCACTTTGACTGCAACTTCACTTCCATCCTCCATAATTCCATGGTAAACACGTCCAAATCCTCCTTCTCCTAGAACCCTTTGAGAACTGAACTTATTTGTTGCTTTCTCAATCTCAGAACGTGGGAATGTTTTAACAGAGAGAATACTGGTAGCCATGGTGGACATTAGGGATACTGAAGTGGAGCTTGGAATGCTACTTGATATCATAGACCCAAAGCCTGCATTATACACAGAAATATCAATCAGTGTACCTATGTACAGTATGCTTAATACAGAACTGAGTTCAAAATTCATATAAGAGTACCAAATTTGCAGCCAAAGAAGGGCAATGATCATGAAATGGAGGAAACATCTTTTCTGTAAACAAACTCTACAAATCTGAACAAGCATAACCAAATCCCACAACTGGAGAACTGATAACTGGCTTGCCAGTCTTAAGTCATGGTACTTTAGTTATCCAGTTTTTCAAAGGTTATCCCAAGACACCATAATATATCGGGAAGAAAAAAGAGTAAGGTCAAGATTAAGAAAAACTGGAGATAAAAGGTATTGGCTTTCTGAGCTTTAAGGCAAAAAATTACGTGTATACAACTATTTTATCCAATAAatgcttgaaatttttttatgaaCACATGCACTTATGCAATTGTTTATAAATTTATATATGCATATACGCATCGCACGTGACTAGCCTAACAATGAGAACCACAACCTGTATCAGCAACCCTACAAAGTATACTCCTGATGGACAGTGTACGGGGAATAGGAGTGTATTGCTGTCCCCTACCCATAAAGTAAACCCAAAAGTAAGACCAACGACAATGAAAGAGGATCCTGGTAACTCTGATTATGAAAAGCCACATACTTACCAGATCTTTTATGAATAGATGATTCACGTGCAGGACCGACAGCACTAGATGGTCTTCCAACTTTCCTCCATTTTATGAACACCAAGATTGCTCCAAGAATAACCAATAGGAGTACAAAGGCAGAGAGGGCAATAATGGCAATGGTTCTTATATTCATTCTCTGGTTCTTTCTGGGAAACTTTGCAGTGATAGGGAGGTTTTGAGGACTTCCAGTTGGTCCATTCCCCTTCAAATATGGTGGTGAAGAAGGTATCCCTGATAATAACTGTTTCAGTCTCAACCACAATACATACTGAAATGATAAGCCAGAACATATGAGAGTTGGGGTTGGTACCTGGGTAACTAATGTACAACACTTCATAATTGCCAAAAAGAGTTAGATTGAGAGGCACTTTCTTATGCTTGAATCTGTCATATGTCAGTATCGCAGTGGTATTATCAAACTTCTCTCCTAAAGGAACCAAGTTAATATCCACTACTGTTCTTCCTTGATTTTGACTATCAGCACTTGCACCCATTATTATTACTTGGCTTTGTGCCAAATACGTGCCCTCAGCAACCTCAATCTCCAACTCACTCATTACTGGAAAAATAGAATAAGGAGCTATATCCAGTAAAAGTCTGACTTTCATGGGAAATACACAACCACAAGGTGAACCAAATGGAGATGCAGTAAGTGGCTCCACACAAAGTTGATCACAACCTGCAAAAAGTACCATGACAAAGAAGTAACTAACAAGCCACTCCACAGGAGATAAAATATATGAGATGAAAAAGGTTTTTTCGTGACCATAGTTAAACAAACAATATCTTCAGGTTTCCAAGAATCTGAGTCCTATTTTTTCGAGCAGAAGCTGTGCCAGAAGTTGGACAAGCTACCCCTCTAACCCAGGATATGGTAAATTCAAGCCAAGCCTCAAACTCATCTTGCCAAGTAACTTTACAGaccattatttattttatttttagttgcTAACAGAACAAATTAAACCGCACTAAATAATTGCCTCAGCAGAGGAGTGGTTATGAGGGACTAGATGATTAGATTACAGATATAAGCAAGGTAGCATCCAACTAGCCAAATAAAGGTTCTTGGCATCcaaggcaaaaaaaaattagattaaataATTTGGTTTGAAATGCATCAAAAGTTAGCATATATTGATTGAGTAGATGTAATACAGATGACTGGCCCCTGAAATTGACAGATTTGGGGCCCTATATTATTACCTGGGTCTTTTGACGGGGCAGGAGCAACAGCATGGGGTCTTCCTTTCccacgatgatgatgatgacgacgacggAGTGGTGGTGAAGGCAAACTGCTGGGAGCTGAAATTGAAAATTTAACATCAAGATCAGGCCACAGAACTGGAATATCAGTGCAATAGTATTTTTAAGGTGATATATACCTAGATGAACTGGAGAAGGTGCAGGTGCAGGTGCAAGGGATGCTGAAGAAGGCTTGGTCATTCGTGTTTTCGATGGTTTTGAAGAAGCAAATGGAAAACTCATCAAAATTGACCTTGCTGCAAATGGTAGTACAACGATACATATATATCATCCATAACAATATCCATAGCTATAGAAAGAAGTAAAGTTAACCGAATGGGGACACATAAACAAACACTCTGGGAAATGATTTGCAGCATTGATTTTCAACCAGAGTTTTTCAAGTGTATTGACAACATTTCCAATATATCATCAGTTCAAGAAAGTTCATTTACATCCCAGTGACAATGTAACTTGTCCAGATTTAGACTGACCCTGTCAGGTGAACTATACACAAATACTATCTCACTTACCGCGCTCCAGTGCGAAACCTCTCAAAGTTAATGGCCGATTTGAAATCTGAGGAGTTAGTGACAATTGCCCTGAAGTTATAAGAAAGCAAATAAGTTAGTTTTTCTTGATATACTCCGGCTGCTCGTTAGTAACATCTAgcatcaaaaataaaaacaaaagactaCCCAATATAGCGAAGAGTCGCACCTTCGATACTAATTCAAGCacagtttgattaaaaaatgtGCAATATAAAATTCACAATTTCCTTTCCTTCTGTTTTCCCCACCAGAAGCCATCAAAGAACTGAACAGAAATCCAAAAATTCAAATCCAGATACTAAAAACAGAAAGCTTTACCTGAGCAATAGAAAACCAAGTTGAGCTGGAGAAGaacaaaaggaagaagaagcagaatcgGAGTACGCATTGTCTCTAAAATCCACAGCAATCATTCTCAGAAGCAGCCAGCTCCGAGCTGGAGAGTGTTGTCAGAGTTCGGCCGGAAAATTCCACACTGTCGGTGAAGCAGCAGCAGCGGGCGGCGGCGAGCCTCTTCACGGCATTTCAAGACTAAACAGACGAATTTCATAGCTCAGACAAAGAGTGGAGAGAGTGAAGAGTGAAGCTTAGCGGCGACtaaaccctaggagagagaagaagaggcgGACATTGCGGGGTGGGTGGGGGGCTCTTGCAGATCCATGAAACGCGGTAAAAGATCTAGCAAATCGGTttgttttagagagagaaaatgtgGGTGGTtttggagagagaaaggaatTGAGGGAGAGGAGAGATCTTGATTCTTCtttgaggttgaagaagaagaagaagaagaagaagaagaagaggagagaatGAGAGAAAGGGGAGAGTGAGGTGAGGGGACTTTATTGCTGCTGTCTCTGTGTGTGAGTGTAGCTCCAGCAAGACTGGGTTTTTTTTGGTAGGGGCGGTCTGATCCACGCGCCAAGCGAGCGAGTGTGGTGGGGAGGGGGGCCCCACCGAAACGCCAGGGGCACGGCCGTTTCGTATCCCAGTTGGGGGAGCTGGGAACCGTTTTTCTGTTCTGTTCTGCTAAAcgttaattttgaattttgtttttcagAGGAATAATTTAAATATAGAAAACTATAGGGGGTCAATGGGTTTTAAGTGTTTAACTATCACATCTCACCCCCAATTGGAAATTTTTTGTAAGTGAACcatgaattttgaattttaaaatGAACTATTTGGTAAGGATTTAATCATGTATTAACTACCCTAGAAAATAGGAAAGATAATGGAATATTTCGGGTCTTTAGCTTCTACCTTGATGATTTTGATATAGTTGACATTATGTTCATGCTCGTTCATATAATTTGGAAACTAATTTTGTACCCTCATTAGATGGTTAATCCCCGTAtcaattttttagtttttttttttttttttagaagaatcCCCTTCTCAATTTTCTCAATAAACTTGAATTTTGGTTAATGTCTTTCTGATATTGTATGAGAGTATATAAAACGAGGATAAAGTTCTCATTCTGAAATCTCAATACATATTTAAAACTGAACTCTCATATTCTTGTAGTGGACTCCACATCTTGTATTTTAATTGCAGTAACAAATTTTTACACTCATGGTGAACCCAATATATCTTATGTGTATGTCTTCTTGCATTGTAAAACGCAAGATATATCACAACATGCTCATAATTAGAGTTTAAAGCATAtacttttacttttctttttcgATCACACGAAAACTAGTGTGTGAGTCTAATTTAGAATCTCTTACTTATAAATTAGTGTGTGAGCCAGAATTTTGGCTTCTTCATTTGACTTTATATTCAACGACTATTCAATAGGGTATAGAGCGGGGTGACTCCTCTGAATGTAATAGGCGTCCTTGGACATTGTGTTGCAGTAGAGTGAGGTCGGGCTATGTGGGGTTCTAAACCAAGGTAGTTTTTTAGGTGTTAGCGACTCAAGCCTAAGATGATCGGAGTTGCGTGTAGGGATATGCGCGTGCACAaagtgttaacgttagtgaccgagggggtcgctagttagctttagagagagagatagagagagagagaaagagttgacacgagatgtatagtggttcgcctccgcatgagcgggagactacgtccacttgaatgtgtactagtgtgtcgagccttgcggcccaacaagattacaagaggtGTAATCGAAtctcttgagttgtgggaggaggcattccttttataggtgaaggagtgctcttcctttacattgttttcgatgtgggacaagtaacaactattctagtatagaaactattctagtgtagaaatgcctagtttgtggaggcaactttgcaaggccggaaaggtggcttcccggcgacggatttgtgacttccggataccgtagcgtagcttgaacatagggctacaagatgcaagtctcggttgggcctcaccatggcttgtgggtgtcccaaagagggtgttaattatgcttggtgagatagcaaatactccatattgttggaggtatgtacacaaAGATTCATGTTAGCCCTTCATCTTCTCTAGTTGCTTTGTGGTGCCTGACTTGTAGGTATGTCACTTTGCGGGTGGAAGGTAGCGACAGTAGTGGTGGTGATCGATGACGAGTAGCTAGGTTGAGGGTGGGCTAGGGAAAACGATCCCAATCCATCTATTTGTTGGTCATCCTGTGATGATGTCTAACTGGGCAACCAGAGTGGAGGTCTAGCCTACCATGTGGCGAGTTGAGCAGCTAATATATTTATTGAGGGAGCAGGCTGCCTACATTCAGTTGCAGGGTTGGTTTTATGGGTTCGGGTCCTTGTCTTTCAAACCCTAACCCACTACTCTACAATAAGGTATGGGTTGGACATGTGTAACACCCTAAATCTgaatttataagaaaataatcTGAATTTGATGAATTTTACCCTAAAATACCAATTCATTTAGAACTCAATTGAACTAAAAACCAACAATACAGAGCATAGAGCTTGACGAGAGAATCAAGTTTTATACCTTATGCACCACCAACGGTGACCAGAGTTGCCGAAAAACGCGGAGGAACTGCCAGAAAGCCCAACGCTTTCGAGTTTCAATTCTTCTCCTTGAACTATTGGTTGGGCAAGACGTGAAGACGATACCAAAAATAGATCAGCAAAGGAAAGATGAGCCAAACGACACCCGTGCGATGCTACATCGTGGCCGAACGGCGGATTTCCAATCGAGTATCTTGTTGCGGGTCATCAGGTTGAGAGAATGGGTCAAGATAGTCAAATCGTGATTTGACTTGGTATTTATATAGTTCCCGTTTAACTGGTTTTCAACGGCCCTGATCAAGCGGTGGATAATCCTGTGGTTCAGATTGCACCACACAAATTTCttctttcttaaaataatttctatAATTTCAAAACTTCTGAAAAATCATAATAAATAGCTCGGGTGTTCGAAAAATTTTCCAAAAAATCTCACAAACTCGTCACAAATCAAAGATTTCACCtcataaaaaaaatcataaaatattCTCGAACACTCCAACAAATCAGTGAGACCATAAAATAATTCTCAAATAATCTCACCTTAGCTCGTTTAATATTTACAGGACTCACATTAATTGTCCAGATCAACATGCAATttggttttgttcttcttttatttactttatttcTTTACCTTCAAACTTCTTCTATTTATATGTCAAGTAAATTAACAAAATTTCTACAAATTTCCTcataatatttatttttgttttttattttatttttaaatgcctttggtataaatatatatatatataaatatacttATATTTAAAACAATTCCAATCATAAACCCAAATAAAGAGGATATTTCTTCTATTTTATAAAGTTAAGGGTATTAAAACATGTGTATCCCTTGATCTTTTGATGGTATGTGCATGACAGACTCATTAAATTGGCTAGTCTTGATGTACACCAATTGTGACCGATATGCGAATTTTCTAGATGATTGTTTAGGTCAAGTAAAGTCACATAGGtcagaggttttttttttttttttcatgtttttgtATTAtgttttaggggggtgtattcaattcagattttaaaagactttgtttgagtttttataagggttcttgaccaaaagcaccaaaattggctaaagttatcccacttaccccagcaaaagatttttattctcactaacccaatttagaTGCAAATGACAAATGTACCCTTAGCCTAATTAAAcaagggaaaatgctcatttacccaattttagcttaaaatgtgcccacttgcccgactaagagtttttaaaccccatttacccaaaacactctaagggattatttcccctttacccaattaattctttttattaatttttgggacttttttgccctctccttcaatctctctactctcagtttctctctctctctctctctctccccctcaccgatttctctctcctcccccctcaccgatttctctatctctctctctctctctctctctctctctctctctctctctctctctctctctctctctctctctctctctctctctctctctctctctctctctctccagaagacgtcggatctctctctccctccctccatcgctccggcaggtcgcccacgaagcctgctctagccatcgccgcgccgaaacttgtcgtcgtgctctccgctgccaggctcgacgccaagccgacggtcctcgtcgctgagaagctcggcaaggccggggttgaccttctgaaggaatcgacgacggactgaaaatggctatctgctattgtgcagtcataaccataaaagttgtaacattagtgccccccagtagactttgtattgggggccaatgatgactgctttatttattgacggactgaaaactgctattccaaagtaaatgtagtgttaaattgcagtagttgataaatgaaaaaaattgtgttgtttgtgtcagtctagtggggggcagtagacagaatattgaccctcataatgtgggtttttagacattatctgttgttttgagtgtgaataacttgtataatctgcgaaacataggaagcggtgtaatgtttgatggtctattggggggcagtagacacattagtgccacccaataatgtctttcttaggagacagtaatcatctcttgttgatttgtttgtgataaagtgcaatacactgtgaatccttgaaactggtgcaag is a genomic window containing:
- the LOC133736924 gene encoding receptor-like serine/threonine-protein kinase ALE2 → MRTPILLLLPFVLLQLNLVFYCSGQLSLTPQISNRPLTLRGFALERARSILMSFPFASSKPSKTRMTKPSSASLAPAPAPSPVHLAPSSLPSPPLRRRHHHHRGKGRPHAVAPAPSKDPGCDQLCVEPLTASPFGSPCGCVFPMKVRLLLDIAPYSIFPVMSELEIEVAEGTYLAQSQVIIMGASADSQNQGRTVVDINLVPLGEKFDNTTAILTYDRFKHKKVPLNLTLFGNYEVLYISYPGIPSSPPYLKGNGPTGSPQNLPITAKFPRKNQRMNIRTIAIIALSAFVLLLVILGAILVFIKWRKVGRPSSAVGPARESSIHKRSGFGSMISSSIPSSTSVSLMSTMATSILSVKTFPRSEIEKATNKFSSQRVLGEGGFGRVYHGIMEDGSEVAVKVLTRDNNQNGDREFIAEVEMLSRLHHRNLVKLIGICIEGHARSLVYELIRNGSVESHLHGVDKKKGPLDWDARMKIALGAARGLAYLHEDSNPRVIHRDFKASNVLLEDDFTPKVSDFGLAREATEGSHHISTRVMGTFGYVAPEYAMTGHLLVKSDVYSYGVVLLELLSGRKPVDMSHPQGQENLVTWARPLLTSREGLQQLVDPALAGTYDFNDMAKVAAIASMCVHPEVTHRPFMGEVVQALKLIYNDTDETGGDCHSQKESSVPDSFKCDLAPSDSSWWNAGGLTPRLNYGQASSFITMEYSSGTLEDMENRPFSVSSLFGNGVSLPIRHGNRSGPLRTIRSKPSFYRARGSMSEHGGLLGKRAWNDGFWV